One Tenebrio molitor chromosome 2, icTenMoli1.1, whole genome shotgun sequence genomic region harbors:
- the TrpRS gene encoding tryptophan--tRNA ligase, cytoplasmic, which produces MSGEIINKLENVTINDKADKGDVDDDFVDPWTVVSKSETGIDYDKLIKKFGSSKIDQELLDRFEKVTGKKVHHFLRRGIVFSHRDMHSILNQVEAGKPFYLYTGRGPSSHSMHIGHLVPFILCKWLQDVFNVPLVIQMTDDEKFMWKDLKMEEAQKMTMENVKDIIAIGFDVEKTFIFSDLTYIGQCPEFYQNMVKIQKCVTFNQVKGIFGFDDSSVIGKVAFPSVQATPALSTSFPHIFKGKKVPCLIPCAIDQDPYFRMTRDVTPRLGFKKPALLHSTFFPALQGAQTKMSASDSNTTIYLNDTPKQLKNKVNKHAFSGGQSTVEEHRRVGGNCDVDIAYQYLTFFLEDDDRLEQIRKDYTSGALLTGELKKILIDTLTPIVTRHQERRAKITDEVLKQFMTPRKLAFDV; this is translated from the exons ATGTCCggtgaaataattaataaattagaaaatgtcACAATCAACGACAAAGCCGACAAGGGCGACGTGGACGATGATTTTGTGGATCCCTGGACAGTTGTTAGCAAGTCGGAAACTGGCATTGATTACGACAAATTAATAA agaaatttggCTCAAGTAAAATAGACCAGGAACTTTTGGACCGATTTGAAAAAGTGACAGGGAAGAAAGTCCACCATTTTCTTCGCAGGGGTATTGTGTTTTCCCACAGAGACATGCATTCCATTTTAAACCAGGTTGAAGCTGGAAAGcctttttatttatacactGGTAGAGGACCTTCTTCACACTCCATGCATATAGGGCATCTTGTCCCCTTTATTTTGTGCAAATGGTTGCAAGATGTGTTTAATGTGCCTTTAGTCATTCAGATGACAGATGATGAGAAGTTCATGTGGAAGGATTTGAAAATGGAAGAGGCCCAGAAAATGACAATGGAGAATGTTAAAGATATTATTGCTATTGGGTTTGATGTTGagaaaacttttattttttcagatcTTACTTACATAGG ACAGTGTCCAGAATTCTACCAAAACATggtaaaaattcagaaatgtGTGACATTTAATCAAGTCAAGGGGATCTTTGGATTTGATGACAGTTCTGTTATTGGCAAAGTGGCTTTTCCATCAGTGCAAGCTACTCCCGCTTTATCCACTTCTTTTCCACACATTTTCAAAGGGAAAAAAGTGCCATGTTTGATTCCATGTGCTATAGATCAGGACCCATATTTTAGAATGACAAGAGATGTGACACCGAGACTGGGATTTAAGAAACCAGCTCTTTTACATTCTACATTTTTCCCAGCTTTGCAAGGAGCACAGACTAAGATGTCAGCTTCAGATTCCAACACTACTATTTACTTAAATGATACGCCAAAACAGTTGAAGAATAAGGTCAACAAACATGCATTTTCTGGTGGTCAAAGCACAGTTGAGGAACACCGCCGAGTTGGAGGAAATTGTGATGTTGATATTGCATAtcagtatttgacatttttcttaGAGGATGATGACAGACTGGAACAAATCAGAAAGGATTACACGAGTGGCGCTTTGTTAACAGGAGAATTAAAGAAGATTCTCATAGACACACTGACACCTATTGTAACAAGGCATCAAGAGCGCAGGGCGAAAATTACTGATGAGGTGTTGAAGCAATTTATGACACCTCGGAAGTTAGCATTTGATGTTTAA